In the genome of Odocoileus virginianus isolate 20LAN1187 ecotype Illinois chromosome 17, Ovbor_1.2, whole genome shotgun sequence, the window AAACCCAGCCAGCCGGGTTCTGAGTCAGGTCGGGCAGAGGGACACCCTCCCCGTATAAGCCCCAGTTTCCTTTACTGTAAATGGGGTGGTAATCAACCTTGACCAAGATGCTGCATGCTGAGCCCCGTGGGTGGGTCCAAGGCAAGATGGGGTCTCGGGGCTCACTGCCCCCTCTGCCGCCCAGGGGTAGCCCCAGGTGTGGCATGGTGTATGGCTGGGAGCAGCCTGGGTTCCAAACCCATTTGCCCACCAGACACAGGGTCCAAGCAGGTGTGGCTGGGGTGGCAGCTGCCTGGGAGGGCCCGTGACACTGACGTCCTTCTTATTCCTCTTCTCCGTATTAGGTCATGGGAAAGCGTAGCTGGAGGGCCCGCCTGAATCACAGGTGACGGGCCTGGGAccagaggcacacacacacagacgcccAGTGTGAGGGTTCAGAGAaatgatgcaaagacctgacggtgggaggggagggggcccacAGCCACCTGGGAGCTGGCAGGCAGCCAGCAGTGATGAAAGCCCAGGGGAATGGAAACAGAGGAGTGAGCCTGTTGTAATCGCTACACCCACTTGTCAGGGCCTATAAAGGAGGCCGGTGAGCCCCGGCAGTCACAGCACCTTGGGCGTCTCTCCtctccagccttctctctccGTGTCTCCCCGCCACCTGCTGCTGccaccatgaccaccaccatCCGCCACTTCTCCTCCGGCTCCATCAAGGGCGCCTCCGGCCTGGCGGGCGGCTCGTCCCGCTCCTGCCGGGTGTCTGGCAGCCTGGGCGGTGGCTCCTGCAGGCTGGGGTCTGCCGGCGGCCTGGGCAGTGGCCTTGGAGGCAGCAGCTACTCTAGCTGTTACAGCTTTAGCTCTGGCGGTGGCTATGGCAGCGGTGGTTATGTCAGCGGTGGCTATGGTGGCGGCTTTGGAGGTGTCGACGGGCTGCTGGTGGGAGGCGAGAAAGCCACCATGCAGAACCTCAACGACCGCCTGGCCTCCTACCTGGACAAGGTGCGCGCCCTGGAGGAGGCCAACACGGAGCTGGAGCTGAAGATCCGTGATTGGTACCAGAAGCAGGCCCCGGGGCCGGCTCCTGACTACAGCTCCTACTTCAAGACCATCGAGGATCTGCGGAACAAGGTAGGAGCTGTGATGGGAGGGGTCCTGGGTGGGGCACAGCTTTTCCTCCACTGCCATCTGCCCTTGCTCAAGGCCTGGAGCCCAGCCTGGGGGCTGCCACAGGGTCTTGGGGAGCCAAGGACAGCTTGGCTCCAGCTTGACCTCTGGGAGCCCACCTTGGGGCCACTATGTGGCTTACGATTTCTTTTTCAGGACAGTAGGCTGGGCTAGGGACAAGTAGGTCTTGTGGGGCTCCCTGGAGCCTGTTTCCCATCATGGAGCTTTTTGCCACCTTGTGTGGTTGTAGGATAAGAGGGATGGAGGCATGAGGAGGGCTGGGCTCCTGGGGCTGCCGGATACTCAGACATAGCTTTCCTTGGAACAAGAGGGGGATTTAGGGCTAAGGTGGTGTCAGGGGTCTGGTGAGCTCCTGCTGGCACCtgctgggaggaggaggcaggagagagcgGGTGGGACCTCAGGAGCCCACTTCTATGCcttatttggggatttttctggCTTCTCCATCTCTCCTGCTGCGCCCTCAAGACAGGCTCCGCAAACTTGGGGCAGGGCTGCCTGCTGGAGCGTAGGGGCAGGGCTTAGCAGAGGTCACGACTTCTGATTTGGAATTACACTTTGGTGAGGGCTCCTTTAGTTTTCCTCTTGCGGGAAACCTCTCAGGGGCACTGTATCCCCAGTTGTAATAAGAGGGAGTTTCTCACATCCATCCTCTTTCCAGGATTCAGGAAGAGTTTCTGCCTGGGGCATCCTCCTATTCTTTTCTGGCTCTCCTGCATTCCAAGGCTGGCACTCCCAGCTGGCTGTCTGCTTTACTTTAAGGCAGAGTCTGGCAAGGGGGTTCTGTGGGGGGGAGGAGGCAAGtctgggagaggaggggagtATCAGCCATCAGACTCCTGCTGGCCCTGCCTCTGTCACCAACTGTTGAGCAGTAAAGCTGGGAGACAGGGTGGTAAGGGAGCCTTCCCGGAGAAGGTAGTCACATCCTGGCCCCCAGATGGAGAGTCTCATCTCAGAATCCTGGTCTGGGCTGAGTTGCTCCCACCCAGGAACCTGATCACTCTCCCATCTTCCCAGATCCTCACGGCCACCGTGGACAATGCCAACATCCTGCTTCAGATCGACAATGCCCGCCTGGCTGCTGATGACTTCCGCACCAAGTGAGCCCTGACCAGGGTCTGGGGAGAAACTGGGGGCAGCCCTCCTTACTGAGGAGCCCAGGCCTCCTCAGTGGCTGATGGCAAGGTCCAGAATCTAGGGGTTAAGGAGTTCACCTCTTAGCCCAGGATGCTGCAAAAGCAGCAAATTCTGAAGGTCACTGGGCTTAGTCAGGTgatggaagagagagaggggaggcaggaggcagagaggagaggagtcAGGAAgccgggtggggtggggtcttGCACTGCGTggtcccagggccccagggctggGAATGGTTTCCACTCCACcctctcattggaaaagaccctgatgctgggaaagatttgagggcaggaggagaagggggcgactgaggatgagatggttggaaggcatcactgactcaatggatatgaatttgaagaaactccaggagatggtgaaggacagggaagcctggtgtgctgcagtccatggggtggcaaagagttggacatgaattagcaactgaacaaatacCCCCTCATCATTCAAGGGCAGGGTGCTGGCCAGAACCTGCACCAGCCAGTCCAAGCATCTTGACGGAAGTCTCTGGTTCCCTTTGCAGGTTTGAGACAGAGCAGGCCCTGCGTGTGAGCGTGGAGGCCGACATCAACGGCCTGCGCAGGGTCCTGGATGAGCTGACCCTGGCCAGAGCTGACCTGGAGATGCAGATCGAGAACCTCAAGGAGGAGCTGGCCTACCTCCGCAAGAATCACGAGGAGGTGAGGCAGCTGGGGCAGTAGGTCAAAGAGATGCTGAGGGGGTGGCAGGGCTCCATTGCTGTGCCAAGGCTGCGACTGGGATGAgaagtcctactgtgtagcagaTTCTGAAGTTCGCTGGGCTTAGTTAGGTgatggaagagagggaggggaggcaggaggcagagagaggagtcaggaagatgggcaggggtggggccttGCCTTCCAAGGTCTCAGGGCCCCACGACTGGGATTGGCTTTCATTCCACCCCCCTCATCATTGGAAGGCAGGGTGCTGCCCAGGTGTCTAGGTTGGTTAGCTTAGAGCATTGCCCTCTCTGCAGAGCCCAGTTACCCATGCAGGGCAGCCTTCTCCATGTACCACCCTGCTTCCCTGCATCTGGGGAGTCTCCCAGGGGCCCACAGAAACCTCTTATGCCCATCCTGGCCTCCCTTACCAGACTGGAGATAATTGAGGAGGATTCCCAGCTCAAACCCTCCAATCTGGACCCTAGGTAGAAGTATGGAATTAGATGGGAGGTTTTGGGGGCTCAGGCCTAAGATTTAATTTTCAGAGAGCCCTCAGTCTAGTGGGGGAGCACAGAATCTATCCTGGGGGAACCCCTAGTCTGATATTGGAGGCAAAGCCCACACAGACCAGGTGAACAAAAGTTATGTGGAGGATCAGAGGGTAGAGGGGGAGCAGAACAAAGGAGATGTTGTGGGAGGGGTCTGGAGAGCTTGCGTGGGAAGGTTGGGAGTGAGAGGTCAGCGTGGGGGATGCCCAcacccaccaccccctcctccacaGGAGATGAAAGCCCTGCGAGGCCAGGTGGGTGGCGAGATCAACGTGGAGATGGATGCCGCACCCGGCGTGGACCTGAGCCGCATCCTGAACGAGATGCGCGACCAGTACGAGAAGATGGCGGAGAAGAACCGCAAGGATGCCGAGGACTGGTTCTTCAGCAAGGTGGGGGCTGCCGCAGACCAGAGGTCTCTCCCAGGGTGTGGGGTGCAGGACCTGAGCCCCCACAGTAAGCCCAGAGCCTGGCATGTTGGGCTACACGGTGAGCTGCACAGATCCTGGGTGTCAGGGTCGCCTGTTGCATTCACAGGCCTACAGCTTGCCTGAAACTGGGATCTGATGGGGTCAGGGGGAGCCACCCTCAGGAATAAAGCCAGTGGGTCAAGACCCCAGGAGCTTCCATCTGTCCCTCAAGAAGTCAGGAACCAGTACCATGGGCCTGGCTACTGTCCTGGCTGGTTCTCAAATTTCCTACTCTTGTACCTTCTTCTTGAAGGCATTAGAGATAAAACTTAACATCCTTTCAAAGTCTTCTAGgtttggggaggtgggaggcTGATGAGAAGGCGTTGCTCCTGCAGTCAGGTTTGGAAGGAGGCTTGAGGCCTAGGGAGGTCAGGAAGGTAGCTGTGGTGAGGGGAGTTGGGGGGAATGGGGTGAGCCCAGGTGCCTGTCTGGGTCCAGAGTGGGCCCTGGGCTGAGCATATGGAGACCATGGGGGtcgccttggagaagggaagctGGGCTCATGCTGCCCTGTCCTGTCTCCTGTCTGCAGACGGAGGAGCTGAACCGTGAGGTGGCCACCAACAGCGAGCTGGTGCAGAGCGGCAAGAGCGAGATCTCAGAGCTCCGGCGCACCTTGCAGGCCCTGGAGATCGAACTGCAGTCCCAGCTCAGCATGGTAGGGGCGAGGCCGGGCCTGGCAGGGAGGTGCCCAGGGCTCTGGAGGGGGCCCTGCTCACCCTCGCTGATCCGGCCTCTCCTGCTCCCCTGCAGAAAGCATCCCTGGAGGGTAGCCTGGCTGAGACAGAGAACCGCTACTGCATGCAGCTGTCCCAGATCCAGGGCCTGATCGGCAGCGTGGAAGAGCAGCTGGCCCAGCTGCGCTGTGAGATGGAGCAGCAAAACCAGGAGTACAAGATCCTGCTGGACGTGAAGACCCGGCTGGAGCAGGAGATCGCCACCTACCGCCGCCTGCTGGAGGGCGAGGACGCCCAGTGAGTGGGAGAgctgggccagggctgggggcctggggcagggctgaGTCCCAGACCCACatctaatctttgtttttttttttttttgcagcctgATCCAGTACAAGACCAAAGAACGTAAGCATTTTGGTAACTGAGGGTGGGGCTGTACAAGGCAGGTGACCCACCTGCACATTGCTGGGGGAGTGACCACAGGAGCTCCAGGAAATGATGGCTGATCCTCAGCAGGGGTCAGGGAAGAGACCTGGTGGGGCTCAGGGTCCTAATTAGATGAGGGAGACACTGTCTGGTCTGATGGGGGCGGGGCAGGAAAATGCCCTTACCTGGGAGATCCTAGGCTGAGAAAAGAGACTTGGTCCCAGCTCTGAGACTCTCATCTGGTGGGGAGATAGGCACATGGTCTCATTCTCTTTGCTCTTGGGACCTTACAGATGAGTAAAAGCAGTCTCATGTCTGGAGTTTCTTGTCTGGTGGCAGAAAGGGACTTGATCCTTGTCCTCCAGATCCCAGTCTGAAAAGGAAGATAAGGTCCCAGCCTCTAGTCTAAGGGAGATGATGGGGACCAGGGTCTTGTCTTGGAGATCCTTGTCTGAAGGGGGCAAAATCCATGTCCTGGAGACTGCAGAGAAATGGAATCAGACTCCATTTCAGACTAGCATCTGGTCTGTGCAGTCTTCCTCTTGCAGAGGGTCAGAATCAAACCATTTATTTGCGAGGCAGGACCCAGCCAGGGGCACCAGCAGGgaacagggtgggagggagggagtggcacggttggggcggggtggggggggcacgTGTGGGGGTGTGATGTTGAGGGGCCAGCAGGGGCGTGGACAAAGGTGGCCGTGGTGGGAAGAGCTGGCTCCGctcagggggctgggggctgagccAGGATCTCTGGATCCCCACCCACCCCGAGTGTCTATCTCCTGCAGCCGTGACCACCCGCCAGGTGCGCACCATTGTGGAGGAGGTGCAGGACGGCAGGGTCATCTCCAGCCGCGAGCAGGTCCACCAGACCACCCACTGAGGGCTCtctcccccaccagccccctgGGGCTACCCACTGGCTGCGCAGCC includes:
- the LOC110133786 gene encoding keratin, type I cytoskeletal 17; this encodes MTTTIRHFSSGSIKGASGLAGGSSRSCRVSGSLGGGSCRLGSAGGLGSGLGGSSYSSCYSFSSGGGYGSGGYVSGGYGGGFGGVDGLLVGGEKATMQNLNDRLASYLDKVRALEEANTELELKIRDWYQKQAPGPAPDYSSYFKTIEDLRNKILTATVDNANILLQIDNARLAADDFRTKFETEQALRVSVEADINGLRRVLDELTLARADLEMQIENLKEELAYLRKNHEEEMKALRGQVGGEINVEMDAAPGVDLSRILNEMRDQYEKMAEKNRKDAEDWFFSKTEELNREVATNSELVQSGKSEISELRRTLQALEIELQSQLSMKASLEGSLAETENRYCMQLSQIQGLIGSVEEQLAQLRCEMEQQNQEYKILLDVKTRLEQEIATYRRLLEGEDAHLIQYKTKEPVTTRQVRTIVEEVQDGRVISSREQVHQTTH